The following proteins come from a genomic window of Candidatus Neomarinimicrobiota bacterium:
- a CDS encoding C40 family peptidase → MNSYFTINVCVANVYSNNDFDSSVLTQALLGESCLILDEVPKWVKIRQEDGYEGWINRFYGIISNKIYDSNNICDDLNHVVYQDKGLTIPMRELTFGNQLKTEKLKDCLKVTLPDGFIGWTSCKTRQTPNKIDRESLLILAQNFLGCQYLWGGKSPKGFDCSGLIQTVFHAFGIMLPRDSKDQSNYFISSLIDKNKAKMGDLHFFGVKGKVSHIAIANENGKYIHSQGFVKEESFNKSDINFNADLFNTHLHSVSIENILSVD, encoded by the coding sequence ATGAATTCTTATTTTACAATTAACGTCTGTGTCGCCAATGTGTACAGCAATAATGATTTTGATTCAAGCGTTTTAACCCAAGCGTTGTTGGGCGAATCATGCTTGATTTTGGACGAAGTACCAAAATGGGTTAAAATCCGTCAGGAAGATGGATATGAAGGATGGATAAATCGGTTTTACGGCATTATCTCAAATAAAATTTATGATTCAAATAATATCTGTGATGATCTGAATCATGTAGTTTACCAAGACAAAGGTCTAACCATTCCCATGAGAGAATTAACTTTTGGTAACCAATTAAAAACAGAAAAATTAAAGGACTGTTTAAAGGTAACATTACCCGACGGATTTATAGGTTGGACTTCATGTAAAACAAGACAAACTCCAAATAAAATTGATAGAGAATCTCTGTTAATTCTTGCGCAAAATTTTTTAGGATGCCAATATCTTTGGGGTGGAAAATCCCCCAAGGGATTTGATTGCTCCGGATTAATTCAAACGGTTTTTCATGCATTTGGTATCATGTTGCCGAGGGATTCAAAAGATCAATCAAACTATTTTATCTCTAGTTTAATAGATAAAAATAAAGCCAAGATGGGAGATTTACATTTTTTTGGTGTTAAAGGAAAAGTCTCTCATATAGCCATTGCAAATGAGAATGGGAAGTATATTCATTCTCAAGGATTTGTTAAAGAAGAATCATTTAATAAATCAGATATTAATTTTAACGCAGATTTGTTTAATACACATTTACATTCTGTATCAATAGAAAATATTTTATCAGTTGATTAA
- a CDS encoding LD-carboxypeptidase, translating to MIKPPALRPKSTIGIVSPSSWMNESDLKTAVSVFDEKGYNLILGESVFLKENTYAGTPAQRANDINGMFANPDIDTIICARGGYGANRVLPLLDYDLIKANPKIFMGYSDITALLLSITQKTGLITFHGPMLTSFKNGMINYNFNQLERTLFGQESVTIQSPPDLQMRTLIPGIAEGPIWGGNMCLLVNRIGTNDQLNTSGSILFLEDIGEYKYAFDRMLIHMKEAGMFSNIKGLIIGELKDMKEQNIAFGKSTDEIVMDVCGELEIPIISNFPCGHGKYQVTLPLSTVVKLEANSVSPTLTFLNSFVN from the coding sequence TTGATTAAACCACCAGCTCTAAGACCAAAAAGTACTATTGGAATAGTCAGCCCATCTTCATGGATGAATGAATCCGACCTAAAAACAGCCGTTTCCGTTTTTGATGAAAAGGGTTATAATCTTATTTTGGGTGAAAGTGTATTTTTAAAAGAGAATACTTATGCAGGAACACCTGCTCAACGGGCGAATGATATCAATGGCATGTTTGCCAATCCCGATATAGATACGATTATCTGTGCTCGTGGTGGATATGGTGCTAATCGTGTTTTGCCCCTTTTGGATTATGATCTCATCAAAGCGAATCCGAAAATATTTATGGGTTACAGTGATATCACTGCTTTGCTACTATCAATCACCCAAAAAACTGGGCTTATAACTTTTCATGGTCCCATGCTTACCTCTTTTAAAAACGGAATGATTAATTATAATTTTAATCAATTAGAAAGAACTTTATTTGGTCAGGAGTCCGTAACCATCCAATCGCCACCTGATTTACAGATGAGGACATTAATCCCTGGAATAGCAGAAGGGCCTATTTGGGGAGGAAATATGTGTCTTCTTGTAAATCGTATTGGAACAAATGATCAATTAAATACAAGTGGTAGCATTTTATTTTTGGAAGATATTGGTGAGTATAAATATGCATTCGATCGAATGTTGATTCATATGAAAGAGGCGGGAATGTTTAGTAATATAAAGGGTTTAATAATTGGCGAGTTAAAGGACATGAAAGAACAGAACATAGCATTTGGAAAATCAACGGATGAAATTGTTATGGATGTTTGTGGCGAATTGGAAATTCCAATTATATCTAATTTCCCATGTGGGCATGGGAAATATCAGGTGACACTTCCCCTTTCGACCGTGGTAAAATTGGAAGCAAATTCTGTTTCACCAACATTAACTTTTTTAAATTCATTCGTTAATTAA
- a CDS encoding nucleoside recognition protein, which produces MLNYIWFGMMLIGVVVGAMTGNIDAVTQAAIDMAKVAVNLAIGLIGIMALWLGIMKIAEESGLIRIIAKGLRPITIRLFPDVPEDHPAIGSIVLNMSANILGLGNAATPLGLKAMEELQELNPSKETATNAMAMFLALNTSSVQLILPATVVALMGSFSSQIFITTIVATTMSSIAAVVAVKFLEKRNRFSIVSRGDA; this is translated from the coding sequence ATGCTGAATTACATTTGGTTTGGAATGATGCTGATTGGAGTGGTTGTCGGCGCCATGACTGGGAATATTGATGCTGTAACTCAAGCGGCAATTGATATGGCGAAAGTTGCGGTGAATTTGGCAATTGGTTTAATTGGAATTATGGCCCTCTGGCTGGGTATTATGAAAATTGCAGAAGAATCGGGATTGATTCGAATAATCGCTAAGGGATTACGGCCTATCACAATTCGTCTTTTTCCTGATGTACCTGAAGATCACCCTGCAATAGGATCAATCGTTTTAAATATGTCTGCTAATATATTAGGTTTGGGTAATGCTGCCACACCACTTGGACTTAAAGCCATGGAAGAACTCCAGGAATTAAATCCAAGTAAAGAAACAGCAACCAATGCGATGGCAATGTTTTTGGCATTGAATACATCAAGTGTTCAATTAATTTTGCCTGCAACAGTAGTTGCCTTGATGGGATCATTCTCTAGTCAAATTTTTATTACCACAATCGTGGCAACTACTATGTCCTCCATTGCCGCTGTAGTCGCTGTTAAATTTTTGGAAAAACGAAATCGTTTTTCTATCGTGAGCAGGGGTGATGCATGA
- a CDS encoding spore maturation protein, producing MIDSFVTTINEFSKYIIPFLLVGIPFYGLAFKKVKVYESFVEGAKDGFTIAVRIIPYLVAILVAIGMFRASGALDLLLNFLSPVLSLIGFPPENLPLALMRPLSGSGSLGLLTDLINQHGPDSLIAKIGATMFGSTETTFYVLAVYFGSVGIRKTRHALMAGLFADAVGIISAVYVCRFFFG from the coding sequence ATGATTGATTCATTTGTGACTACAATTAATGAATTTTCTAAATACATTATTCCATTTCTTCTAGTTGGAATTCCCTTTTATGGATTGGCTTTTAAAAAAGTAAAAGTATATGAATCCTTTGTGGAAGGAGCGAAAGATGGCTTCACGATTGCTGTAAGGATTATACCATATCTTGTAGCCATATTGGTAGCTATTGGAATGTTTCGTGCTTCTGGTGCATTGGATTTATTACTCAATTTTTTATCACCGGTCTTATCTTTAATAGGATTTCCACCAGAAAACCTTCCCTTGGCATTGATGCGTCCGTTATCTGGAAGCGGTTCTTTAGGACTTTTGACCGATTTGATAAACCAGCATGGGCCAGATTCACTTATAGCAAAAATTGGAGCCACTATGTTTGGATCCACAGAAACAACCTTTTATGTTTTAGCTGTTTATTTTGGGTCAGTCGGGATTCGCAAAACTAGGCACGCATTAATGGCGGGACTTTTTGCAGATGCAGTGGGTATAATAAGTGCGGTATATG